A single Diceros bicornis minor isolate mBicDic1 chromosome 7, mDicBic1.mat.cur, whole genome shotgun sequence DNA region contains:
- the LOC131408315 gene encoding olfactory receptor 8B3-like: MTPGNGSLVTEFILVGLTDRPDLQLPLFFLFLVMYMVTVLGNLGLITLIGLNSHLHTPMYIFLFNLSFIDLCYSSVFTPKMLTNFLSKKNIISYVGCMTQLYFFCFFVISECYVLTSMAYDRYVAICNPLLYNVAMSPKVCSGLMLGSYLMAFSGAMAHAGCMLRLTFCDANTINHYLCDILPVLQLSCTSTYINELVVFIVGGINIIVPSLTIFVSYGFILSGILHISSIEGRSKAFSTCRSHIIAVSLFFGSGAIMYLKPSSAVSMEEGKITSVFYTNVVPMMNRLVYSLRNKDVKITLRKTLRSRKF; the protein is encoded by the coding sequence ATGACTCCTGGAAATGGTTCCTTGGTGACTGAATTCATTCTGGTGGGGTTAACAGACCGACCAGATCTCCAACTCCCCCTATTCTTCCTGTTTCTAGTAATGTATATGGTCACTGTGTTGGGAAATTTGGGCTTGATTACTCTAATTGGGCTGAATTCACACCTACACACCCCCATGtacattttcctctttaatttgtCTTTCATAGACCTCTGCTATTCTTCAGTATTTACACCAAAAATGCTGACAAATTTCTTATCAAAAAAGAATATTATCTCTTACGTGGGATGCATGACTCAGctctactttttctgtttttttgtcatttctgaATGCTATGTGCTGACATCAATGGCCtatgatcgctatgtggccatctgtaacCCACTTTTGTATAATGTTGCCATGTCCCCTAAAGTATGCTCTGGCCTTATGCTTGGTTCATACTTGATGGCATTTTCTGGTGCCATGGCCCACGCCGGATGCATGCTGAGACTGACCTTCTGTGATGCAAACACCATCAACCACTACTTGTGTGACATCCTCCCTGTGCTCCAGCTCTCCTGCACGAGCACCTACATCAATGAGCTGGTAGTATTCATTGTGGGGGGCATCAACATCATTGTGCCCAGTCTcaccatctttgtctcttatggTTTCATCCTTTCCGGCATCCTCCACATCAGCTCCATTGAGGGCAGGTCCAAAGCCTTCAGCACCTGTAGATCCCACATAATTGCTGTTTCTCTGTTCTTTGGATCAGGGGCAATTATGTATCTCAAACCATCTTCTGCTGTGTCTATGGAGGAGGGAAAAATCACTTCTGTCTTTTATACTAATGTGGTTCCTATGATGAACCGCTTAGTCTACAGTTTGAGAAACAAAGATGTTAAAATTACTCTGAGAAAAACCCTGAGGAGCAGAAAATTTTGA